The genomic stretch TTGCTAGTTCAGAACTGTGTCAGCAATGGCAGATTTCTTCTCTCTAAAGGATATGAACTTTTCAGGACTCAACATCCTGCAGTACCATGGGCAGAAACTATTAGTAGGCCTGTCATTATTCCTTCTCATCGAGTTACCATTTCCTTAGCTTTGGAAGCACATCTTCCTACAGTTGACAATGTTATTGGCAAGGGTTTGATCATACCCAATACATGTAGCCTTTGTAGAGCTGCTGCTGAAAGCCATGTGCATCTGTTCTTCAATTGTGTCTATGCAAAGGCTGTATGGCAGAGTCTGCTCACTTGGATTGGCATCAGCAGGAGGGGAATGAACTTAAAGCATGATATTGGATGGTTTAAGAGTAGGAAGCACTGTAAGCATTGGTCATCTAACTGGTTCATCTGTACTCTGGCTGCTACTGTGCATTTCTTATGGCACGAACGAAATCAAAGAGTCTTCACTGGCCAGGAGAGGAGTCAAGAGATCTTAGCAAAGCAAATTAAATACATAGTGGGAGTTCGACTATTAGCTTCTAGCAAGGATAATGTGTACAATACACTAGTTGAGCATCTAAATAGCTAGTTTATTTCTTTGTTTGGCACCTTGGTGCCAAGCTAGAGGATAGTTTTGTAAGGCTACTCCATCTTTTTACCCATCATTGGATGAATAAAATGGAGATAATTTCTtgcaaaaaataataataataataataataataataataataataataataataataataataataataataataataataataataataataataataataataataataataataataataataataataataataacaagaacaagaacaacaaaaacatcatcaacaacaacaacaacaacaacaacaacaacaataataataataataatagtaataattcaATTTAAcatagttcaattcagttcaatgTTGTTCATTTTAATTCAATAATCCAATACACCTACGCTTACTCACAGATCGTGTCGACACAACAACAACACACGATTTAATTCAGTCGGTTTTGGGTTAAAAGGATtcgtgacccgtttacatgtgacaagAACACAAATACGACATGACCCGATTTGTATCGACACTATCACGACATGAGAATTAATTGGGTCGGTTTAAGTTGAAGGGGTTCGTGACCCGcgtacatgtgacacgaacacaaATCTTACACGACTCGATTTGTAAGTGAGACGACACTAatacgacacgagatttaattggatTAGGTTTAGGTTGAAGGGGTTCATGACccatttacatgtgacacgagCACAAACCGCATACGACCTAATATGTAAGTTGCGCGACACTAACACGATACGAGATTTAATTTGGCAGGGTGTGGGTTGAAGGGGTTTGTGACCTGTTAACTAGAGTTGTTCATTGGTCGTCGTCTCGTCGATTGAACCCGGCTTATCTGGCTCACCAAATAAGCGGGTATAGACAAGGAATTTTGAGAAAATTAAAAAGGCGCAGTTCACTAACCTGTCCCAAGCCCTCAATCTCGCTTGTCTGTAACCCAGAAATTTAACGTTAGCCCGTCCATGTCCGGACCAACGCACTTGATCACCTTTACTATTTACATGTTATACGAGCACGAACTCGACACGACCCTATTAGTTTGCATTGTCTATGTGTAGGCATGTAGCTCATCAATTTAGCTAAACTCaatttagtctaattcaattaaaTTTAGTTAATTAAGAACAACTTAATTCAACACTCTTTAAAATTGAGTTTAACTTAACTTAGCTCAAATTCAGTTTAGTATGTTTTTGTTTAGCTCAATTTAGTATAGCTCACCTCTACTTATTTCAGCTTAGTTCACTAAAATTTATAAATTATCGTTATGTATTTTAAACAACGATACACTAAAATATATTTAAATATATAATTTTGTCatcaatataaaataaaaaataaaaaattgtcaAAATAAAAGTTTAGCAAATGATATATGCTCCTTTAGTTTCGGACATTTGTTTACCTATGATTAATATATCTTTCTCATAGAATATATTCCCTCCACACTTATTCCATTTTTGAGCGTCTAAGTGAGTTgttacctttctattttaggaatgtctTTTTTTGAATATACACagtcaatttggtccacttatcATCTAATAATTGGTCCCCCTCcccaaggtaaacaaatgaccggacaGAAGAGTAATACGTACACAAATGACCTACAAGATAGAGTATGTTTTAATTCTTTTGTTTTTTGGACCCCTTCTATAAAACAATGAGACACTCAATAGAAATATCGGTTTCCGTTACATACTTAAATAAGTAAAAAACCATATTAGTATccaaattttaactaaaataatttttattagaaaaaaaaaagttgctcATAAGGCTCGAAACTCCGTCTACTCAGTAGTTCACATAAGCTAGTGTACCAAATTAGCAAGGAGATTAGTATGCCACACTTTCAATTTTTTATTGTTAATTTATAAATTTATATCATGGTCTAAGGGATAGGAAAGATCATTAGTAATGAACTAAATACTAATGATCATAACCCACACTTCCACCATTAACGCACGAAAATCACGCGCTaagatcttttttttttaaaaaaaaataataattattattattcctTATTGTTAATTCCTAAACTACCCTTTTACAATAATTAGtttgaaattttaattttgatggaGGGAAAGCAAAATATATATGTAAATTACAATAATACCCTGGGTGTCGCTCACTTtgagtaacacccggtgtcgctaAATCATTTTCCATATAATAACAATTAAATAGATTTTATTAATGAAATCAAATACAGTAGTAAATCATATACTCCGTAGTAATAGTAATGGGGCACCACCATGAAAAACGTATATTTATGAGCCAAAGGAGATAATATTTGATGAACTTTTTAGATTCTCATGCGTTTTTTTAGCAATTGACGATTTTTAGGAAATATTTTAAAATTTCGTAATCTTTATAACTTACCTAATACAAAAGAATAGTGGCCGAATTTATTGGATGCCATAACAGAAGCAAAAATATTCCTAAATTGATTATAATTATCATTTTTAAAATAAGAAATCGTGTCAGTATAATAATAGGAGTATATTGTTACCTTGAAATCCGGGTTTTATTTCCATTGAAATTGCCTATTTTAGTTAGCTGTCATATCATCTTGATTGAATGAAATAACGTGATATTAAACATTTAGTCACACTGATAATAATATTAAGATATTCATTCACCTTAATACCTTACAAGTTACAACTAACATGTCGCAAAATATCATCTATATCCACTTCAGTGACCTTAATATTGACTTCCGATATATCAATGTTTGAGGCAAAGTCGTTCGAAGGTGGGAGCGTACTGATCTCTACATGAAAAAAGATGCGTCTCCACTAAAAATCATAGAGCATGCAACAAAAAATATGTAGTTTATGAAATCTGTTTCATACTAACTCACGAAGAggtaattttcatatatattgttgTTCAATATCAATTGTCCACCACCATATCAAAAGTGGAGAAGAATTAGTATAAAGCTATATGTATTACTACATATTATCTATGTTGTCCAAAATAGGTATGTTGTTCTAAGATTTGATAGTTATTAGTAGTTTGCAATACTAAGGGATGATTTTATTTCAGGACTCGGAAGAACTGTCTACAATTTCTAATGATAGTATCCGGTAATAAAAAATGTTCATTTAAATTTAATCAACATTTAATTAAAAGTGATTTCATCATAATTAACCCCGTGTTCTAATTTTATGAGCAGGCTGGATATTCTGTTACACTTGCTAGAATAACAAACATTGACATTAAAGCAAATTGGTATTATGCATCATGCAAAAATTTATCAAAATTGTTTAAAGGTTGGTCATCAAAGGTGAGATGGGCTCATACATCGCAAGTACAAATGCTTGAAAAAATAACCAACTACTGTACAATCATACAAAGGTATATTTAATGGAGTTAACATCAATTATTTAACAATACTATCGTCTCATGTTTGTTCTTTTAACTAATTTCAATGTATAGGTTTCAGTTGAAGATTGTGGTTATCGATTCTGATGAAGATCAAAACTAAAGTTAAACAGTGCATTATATAAAAGGAGGATTTATATATTGTAATAAATATATGATTTTTAATAGACATGGATATATAAGACCATCTTACATTATGATTAATGTTTTTTATTTAtgtgttcgtttttttttttgtgtaaaaaaATTgtgtgtatatatgtgttttgatGACAATTAAAAAATGTAGTCTATTAACCCATGAGCACTTAGATCAACTGGCAAGGGGTTGTTCTAACTTAACCAGAGGTCTCGTGAGAGAGAGCTTTACTGCCCTAGTGATCCTACCCGGCTCGAATCCGGATTAAACCGGATAGTTTACACACAAAAAATGTAGTCTATTCTCGCAGTATATTTTTACTCATTGCAATACTCTGACATATTACGAGTACTTTCTATTTGTATACCTCTTAGTATCTTACTATAATAATGTTTTACTCTTTTATTGAGGTTGATGATGAACTACCCTTGAGGTTGATGATGAACTAACCTTTAATTAAAGATGTAAATATAACCGATTGGTGATGGACATAAGCATAAAATTATGGTGAGATTGAAGATGAAGTTTACTGATCAAATGACTGTGGGGGTGATGTATCTTTGTTGGTGGGACGGTTTAGTGCGTGGCTGAAATCGCGCCGCTTTATTTTACAAAATTGCTTTTTTATGTACGAACATTACTAAATTATGTATATTTTTCCGTATTCATTTCATTCATTACCCTTCCCATTAAAAAAACACtaaaaattcttttttttctcCTTTCCACACTTAATCAAATTGATCGCAAATTCTATAATaaaaatgtaatactacggttttctatatctttgggtactctatcgagtggggcttactctgtcgagtaagtatgtttggatacgaaacagtagtctgcctgatgggtactcgatcgagtatgtgtggcactcgatcgagtaagggtcactcgattgagtaagttacttactcgatcgagtaagttacttttacgggttgttttgacgggatttgttaataacgcgtgattcatATTTAAAGGTTTCTGTCACTTTATTCatcacttttcacttttctaaaaagtttcaaaagaaaaagaagttacatagttctctctcgtcgcgttgttggcaaatccccaaggctaggagagtcggatcatcttgttctttacgccgttgtgatcatcATGTGAAGgttaagttccttgtataatttttatagcgtttggttgagtttctttaaaaccctaattgggtaattttgggggttttgggtgattggTATGtatgtggtagtaattgtatgtatacatgttataggaggaggattcgtagaggagaattctgattagctgctagatcgtctgtggtggttgcttttcaaggtagggtttccctactcagtattaattacatgatgtgtttggtggtttcattgtgattattgttaaagtatattgttggtggttgtgacggttgttggttatattgttggttgtattgttgattaatatcgttgattgttgttgtatctgtctgtggtcttcggggtgcgtccctggttgagtggagtcacttgctggagtggcttcacgcccttgattcgccttctgtggaacccgccatagaagggatgtgcacattaatgaatatgggtttatcgctcgatgaagatgagcgaggcttaggtgggaacggctgcggtccccccactggcggcgtggagtacttgttacgatgggtactctggcagggctacacactttagtgtgtagtcagttgtgtgaaGATTTGAGATGGATACTGGGGTTTGTTTAGCTGTGTGTGCTGTTTGTGACATTGTTCCTTTATggtatttgttttatgtaattagtactgaccccgtttaaatgtttataaaactgtggtgatccatttgggggtggtgagcagttattgagcaggtatgagacgatgcgcatgggatagctgggatgagtcatcacgtagcAGCTTTAGATGTCTTTCGCTGTGTAGAACATTTTGTACTTGttagtagttgacagttttgagaacttgtatttctttttaacagttttggtattggcatgtaatcacgttaaacattatttacatttaagtatgtttcgttattgtcttatgattatcattgcctcgggaaaccgagatggcgACGTCCTTATACCTAAGTGCtcatggtaaggcacttggagtatgggggtgtcacaaagtggtatcagagcaatgatcttgaaacctgtaaccaatgaacctaattaacatagggagtcaaactaaaatgaacccgggtagaagttgtaggagctaatgcaaagacttgggagacgtcctaaagtcacgaactcgccctacaattttgaaccggtcaccatgggatttgagtcgggatcgctatgtgtttattttgtgaattgtgtgcctatatagtgatgtgtggcatgaatcggtgtgattttgtatgttgttgggTAAAAACATGttgaatgatagttggtttaTAATGTTGGTTGGAgtcgttggaaaagtatgtgagaatgatgaatgatgtgatggaaaaaggaagtagttcatatgtgataatatgtgatgaataatgatgttgcaggatgaaatatttataatgtgtctatactagtaacatgtgattagaggACGTGACatgattttacataattttttttgcgtaaacttaaataataagtttatatacttgtctactgttgtatcatatgcacttgttagatgaagtatgtggttggaatgggaagaattgattggaaaagatagAGTGTCAAttacatgagaatatgaattttgtgattatgaatatgtttaggtgacaaagcgggtttgtaatattgttgcattagtaacatggaaataggatttgtaatgtatgagtatgttttgtgttacgaaaagttataaaattaaagcatgcgggtagtacatgattgataagttgaatgttatatgagcatgatagatgttattgtttggttttttttaaagtagtaacatgtggttagggatagttgTTTTACAAGcatcgagtcgcttttgttcacctcattgatgtttaagttgtttgaaagagaaaatcaaatagttatgtcgtctgattacagcaaagttgtctttaaactgttatatcttgagatgcataaattatttcggtgtgattccaattggaagtgatagcttgttcttttacgattctaacgatagctcacacgcccaaaattgccaagaaacgagtgagttatgaccgttttacgaaaattggacagtgctggaaaatgcgtagggtactcgatcgagtggccctcactcgatcgagttcacctcttgttactcgattgaggagcccttactcgatcgagtagccctggtaatttgttttacgtgtctctgaccttcacctacttgatcgagtaagccaccaactcgatcgagagacatgtactcgatctagtgacccctgttttgggtcatatgcttatcttttgacttcgttgcatattatgtttaattcaaaggcgttatattgcttctttatcattgttttacgtatgtgtttaTCCAGATCCGTAAGTTACCTAATCTTGTGACGTAAGGAGTgtcacctgtggtgagtatgagttccgtggggaggacatgaattatatgtggttgtgataggcAGTGGAAGAGAAAAGGAAGTTTGGtaaggcttattgaggcatgaAGCATGTTTGGTGGGATGAgaagagtgatatgattgtgtgtggagtaatgtaaaggtaagtgtatatgggcaagggatgatgcgAGTCTAAGGAACATGAAAAGGAAAAGCTAGAAGGGAAGGATGTGGATAATGGCAACTCAATATGTGTAAGGagttatggagggagatggttagattgtgttggttaagagtGTATGTAATGAAAGGTTATTTTAGAGGGATTAAGaaaagtggtatatagtgaagttataggagacatgtcgcgacgtgaaTTTGCAGATAGTGAATGAGTTTTGGGATTAGAAAAAAAGAAGATTGGAGATCAGTGTGAGTaatagcatgagatggtctggactgatttgtgataagtgtgagtaatagcaggataagaaaagatcgatggtaagaaagattgagatggtactaatatgaaataatggaatttgagttttggagcaaagAAAGGGTAACtcgattactaaagagttaggtagaaggaataaggagttgaactattaattggtattgttgagtgtgaaaagaaaagaaggataaaagtaagctgagaaaaatgttgaccggagttatgtgatatagaactaaggaatcgtcgagatttatgatactaccatgaggatgttagttaatggttatataggagtttcaggacaacatgattagtcatgagttttgaggaacTAAGGGAGTAAGAAATTGGTAGAGTATATGCATGATATGAGATCTTAGTGGTGAGTTgggtgatgatacaattaaggatggaattggaaatagtgttgaggtaattttgttgatgggtttgatgttcgttatttgggatgttagccaaagataggaaagaaatcataatgtttagagatgagtgtaagaggtttgatgtccgaatGGTGGTAGTTTTGAGGTGTTGtcgctagtggttaagggtgatgataaataggaaagagggtcattctaaagaggttgattttgtagagaccggattgatatgtatggttgtgaagaAGTATAAAAcgtagtcttaggaggcggtttctagTAGTGAGTGTTAGTTGTATGGTTATATATGACAGAAGGTGcggttatgcgaatggaagaatgtgtatgaggggcatacgagttaagctcgggcgagaggtaacctttatcaggtggtaacttacgtgatcaggattgactagttggatgtgattacgggtctatgatgtgtataaatgtttgtgtgaggttctgacctcacaagaagtggtatggtgtgatagttataaagttgttatttgaatgttctgtaatgcatgttgggtacggtaatctaatggaatgatgttcaaaagtgatagtttgggtgatctggcatggctagttatgctggtatgtgtattcatgatatatgtttattcggtgaaaaggtatggatgatattcatgagattcttgtctgtttattccgtataatatgttgtgttgtgatcgagtaaagcagttttgagtaagttttcttgtccgaaaagttatactgagtcagtgcttatgggaattgtatgtggttgtgatgtctattgATGTGGTttttgtgcctcgggtggtgatccgggcacgatacttcgtgttgtgatgcgagtgttttcgcgctgcggtgcggctgttggtggtggtgttgcgatgccgacactgattgtggtggagtaggcgggatgattacgattcgagtttcgaaagtacctACCTGCTatgcatagattgttgttttattgCTGCTGTTTCCCGTGAGTTTCAGTTTagacagatagacggttgttttgtttattgatgtttcttaccagtttcagcttggaagtgagGATAGAGTCTGATATGAAAGAGAAGTGAGTATGTTTTCGTTGTTTTTATGATATAGTAAcatcctgttgatgggacacagttacAAGAGGTTGTTGGATTACTTGTgatcttcttttagaggaggcattgggtTACATAGTAATGTTGCGTGAcgtgtggaacatgtgttgtactgatatggAAGCTGTAAGTGGTTCATAATCTCTTATTGAGACACTGAGTATATGGTGTTGGAAATTCGTATCATGTTAAGTAATGAATGAGTTTTGgggtaataaaagaaaagaaattgaggatctagtgtgagtgtgcgtAGCAAGTGTGGACCGTGAGTTATGTTTTTTTTGGCGATAGGTGTTTTAtctagagaggtatgtcgtgttgtggtaatgtggaagagttggagtgttggttatgctaaggattttgtggtattggttagatggagtgcagaatgagttgaggtatgagaaatgtttaagtaagagggccttggatataggagtagtaagtgtttagattataggaggttatctttgacatgtcatgttgatgaggataattAGAAGATATAGCTAGAGATCTAGTATAgtaagttacgaggacgtaacatttaccttaagaggagtaggatgtgatggAAGAGAGTTTgttggttgtacatgttgtagtataattggaagtagagggttggtgtagcataaaggatggatatttgttgtgattgattttcttaaaggtcatggtcgtgcttgtagtagtgtgatgcttaggagtgtgagaatatttcgatagtgttgacagttggatgatgatgtttatgagttctatggtgctgacagttggatgatgatgtatatGAGTTCTATAgcgttgacagttggatgatgaggttatgagtgtgagtaaacttcgaggacgaagttccttttaagggtggtagaatataacattccgtttgatgtttatgagtgtcttgatattggattttctagtggataatatgttagtgaaacggagctagcagcgtttgtggatggtagttggtagtgtatggagttagtgtcgagggagactataatgtagttgatacgatatcgtgaaacatgttgtggaggtaggcatagttgatggagttggtgttaagagttcctgtttgataggtggggtttcgttttgagttcctagttgcgttgttgtgtcttgatcgagttagtatgtttgtttttatgtatgggttgaacttcggggacgaagttctttttaaggagggaagactgtaatactacagttttctatgtctttgggtactctatcgagtaggacttactctgtcgagtaagtatgtttggatacgaaacagtagtctgcctgataggtactcggtcgagtatatgtgacactcgatcgagtaagggtcactcgatcgagtaagttacttactcgatcgagtaagttacttttacgggttgttttgatgggatttgttaataacgcgtgattcatatttaaaggtttccgtcactttattcatcacttttcacttttctaaaaagtttcaaaagaaaaagaagttacgtagttctctctcgtcgcgttgttggcaaatctccaaggctaggagagtcggatcatcttgttctttacgccgttgtgatcatcgtgtgaagggtaagttccttgtataatttttatagcgtttggttgagtttctttaaaaccctaattaggtgattttgagggttttgggtgattagtatgtatgtggtagtaattgtatgtatacatgttataggaggacGTTTCGTAGAGGAGAATTCTGaatagctgctagatcgtctatGGTGGTTGCTTTtgcaggtagggtttccctactcagtattaattacatgatgtgtttggtggtttcattgtgattattgttaaagtatattgttggtggttgtgacggttgttggttatattgttggttgtattgttgattaatatcgttgattgttgttgtatctgtctgtggtcttcgggatgcgtccctggctgagtggagtcacttgcgggagtgacttcacgcccttaattcgtcttctgtggaacccgccacagaagggatgtgcacattaatgaacatgggtttatcgctcgatggagatgagcggggcttaggtgggaacggttgcggtccgccactagcggcgtggagtacttgttgcgatgggtactttggcagggctacacactttagtgtgtagtcagttgtgtggagatttgaGATGGAGACTGGGCTTTGTTTAGCTGTCTGTGCTGTTTGTGACATTGTTCCTTTATggtatttgttttatgtaattagtactgaccccgtttaaatgttttaaaaactatggtgatctatTCGTGGGTGGTGAacagttattgagtaggtatgagacgatgcgcatgggatagctgggatgagtcatcacgtagcagttttagaagtcttccgctgtgtcgaacattttgtagttgttagtagttgacagttttgagaacttgtatttctttttaacagttttggtattggcatgtaatcacgttaaacattatttacttttaagtatgtttcgttattgtcttatgattatcattgcctcggaaaaccaaGATGGTGACGtccttatacctaagtggtcctggtaaggcacttggagtatgagggtgtcacaaaaaATCTTAATTGACTTATTAAGAAGGTCAATATTAGAATTTGTTAAACAAATTACATGAATTCATTTATTTTCTAATTAGGATTTGTTTTTAGCAGAAATACAAAGAACGGATAAAATGAATGTGATGCACATCGTATATGGTTTTAGCGTATGGTGATTTTTTTATGATGTGGTAAATATCAATAGTTATTTCTTTAAACTCCATTAAAGGTACATAAATgagtttttatatatatacacCGCATAAATTAggacaattataattactaatatAAATGTTATTTATAATGCAATTTTGAATATCGCCCGTGCGGGCACGGTTCAAAAACTAGTTGGAGAGGAAAAATAGGACCCATTTTCTTAAAGGTAAACTAATTAGAAATCCACCCATAAAAACAAGAAAATTAATTTTGTGCTAATCTCACGTCAATCCATTCAAACAATTAAAAGGTTTTAATTCTACATATACAACAAAATGAGATGTTATTGCATTTAATTAAGTGTTGTTATTTACAGCCGCATCAGCTTGTTGAGCCATTGCAAGCTCAAACTGTTTAAGTGAAATTGATGGAAAAGAGATGATCTCTGAAGGGGTTAGATTCTCCCATTGTTTTCCCGCTTTCGATACTGTCGTCGAACCATCCCATCCTATGTGTGTTAGATGCTTTACGTCCGTTGGGTAGCCTATTTCCATCTCGCCCTCGTTCTCCTCTTCATCCATTTCTATCTTGTAAACTGCAAATATTTCATGAACTCAACAGCTATAAGACCGACAACCTTATCTCGAATTAGAGATCGCGTCTTGGGCCGGACTTATAAATATATTTGCCCAAGATATCCGATCAATATAAGGGTTTTTTCAAGAGTACAAAACTACAA from Silene latifolia isolate original U9 population chromosome 5, ASM4854445v1, whole genome shotgun sequence encodes the following:
- the LOC141656099 gene encoding CRIB domain-containing protein RIC4-like, yielding MKQRSERWSVFRYGFGCASGSSGAVDASGIQDKKQNELCIIKKTKHPLRLRLPNANLYHGFRRLLTSLKRVSRIFVYKIEMDEEENEGEMEIGYPTDVKHLTHIGWDGSTTVSKAGKQWENLTPSEIISFPSISLKQFELAMAQQADAAVNNNT